CGTGATCCCGGAGCTAGGGTGCAGCTCATGGATCTTGGAAGCTTCGGCATCTGGCAGCCCACCGTCCGCTCGACCCCGGAGCTCGCCGCGGAGGCGGAGCGTCTCGGGTACGGCACGTTCTGGCTCGGCGGGTCGCCGCGGGAGCCGCTGACCCAGGTCGAGGAGCTCCTCGACGCGACCGAGCGCATCGTCATCGCGACCGGCATCGTGAACATGTGGGCCGACGACGCCGGGCCGATCGCGGAGAACTACCACCGCATCGAGGCGAAGCACCCGGGCCGGTTCCTGCTCGGCGTCGGCATCGGGCACCCGGAGGCCACGAAGGAGTACCAGGCCCCGTACCCGACGATGGTCAGCTATCTCGACGAGCTCGACGCCGCGGGTGTCCCGCGCGACCGGATGTGCCTCGCGGCGCTCGGGCCGAAGGTGCTCAA
The genomic region above belongs to Sporichthya brevicatena and contains:
- a CDS encoding LLM class F420-dependent oxidoreductase produces the protein MDLGSFGIWQPTVRSTPELAAEAERLGYGTFWLGGSPREPLTQVEELLDATERIVIATGIVNMWADDAGPIAENYHRIEAKHPGRFLLGVGIGHPEATKEYQAPYPTMVSYLDELDAAGVPRDRMCLAALGPKVLKLAADRTAGAHPYLTSPAHTAQAREIVGGALLAPEHMVVVSTDADEARAIARKTLNFYLGLINYRNNWLREGYSEADLADGGSDAFVDAMVLHGDAKTIADGLRAHHDAGADHVCIQVLGPDPSAGQRALAEVLL